From one Micromonospora siamensis genomic stretch:
- a CDS encoding ATP-binding protein, translating to MTDMLRAPAEVKYADELDWLESVDAGPKPFSWRLSPRMVRLFVLGSERADGLDREIAPKWFGDRSFVERSIVTLASDRGLLLIGDPGTGKSWLAELLAAAISRNSTLVVQGTAGTTEDHIKYSWNVSMVIARGQSRESMIPSPIMTAMEQGSIGRFEELTRSTSDVQDALISILSEKYVSIPELDDDNIVFAKPGFSIIATANSRDRGVNDLSSALKRRFNFVRIPVVTNKRSEAEIVRFRTEELLRRHRIELEVPPNLLDILLQSFADLRAAAASATSDDEKLESALSTAEQIGVLEDAVLHSQFFGDRTLRAETLAGSLVGSLARRSPEDLAILNKYLHGVVEPRSKADGGPWEGFLTGGREAIATLS from the coding sequence ATGACCGACATGCTGCGTGCCCCCGCCGAGGTGAAGTACGCCGACGAGCTCGACTGGCTGGAGTCCGTCGACGCCGGCCCGAAGCCGTTCTCCTGGCGGCTCAGCCCCCGGATGGTGCGGCTGTTCGTCCTCGGCTCCGAGCGCGCCGACGGGCTCGACCGCGAGATCGCGCCGAAGTGGTTCGGTGACCGCAGCTTCGTCGAGCGGAGCATCGTCACCCTCGCCTCCGACCGCGGGCTGCTGCTCATCGGCGACCCGGGCACCGGCAAGAGCTGGCTGGCCGAGCTGCTCGCCGCCGCGATCTCCCGCAACTCGACCCTGGTCGTGCAGGGCACCGCCGGCACCACCGAGGACCACATCAAGTACTCGTGGAACGTCTCGATGGTGATCGCCCGTGGCCAGTCCCGGGAGTCGATGATCCCCTCGCCGATCATGACCGCGATGGAGCAGGGGTCGATCGGCCGGTTCGAGGAGCTGACCCGGTCCACCAGCGACGTGCAGGACGCGCTGATCTCGATCCTCTCGGAGAAGTACGTCTCCATCCCCGAGCTCGACGACGACAACATCGTCTTCGCCAAGCCCGGCTTCTCGATCATCGCCACCGCCAACAGCCGCGACCGCGGGGTCAACGACCTCTCCTCGGCGCTCAAGCGGCGGTTCAACTTCGTCCGCATCCCGGTGGTCACCAACAAGCGCAGCGAGGCGGAGATCGTCCGCTTCCGCACCGAGGAGCTGCTGCGCCGGCACCGCATCGAGCTGGAGGTGCCGCCCAACCTGCTGGACATCCTGCTGCAGAGCTTCGCCGACCTGCGCGCCGCCGCCGCGTCGGCCACCAGCGACGACGAGAAGCTGGAGTCCGCCCTGTCCACCGCCGAGCAGATCGGCGTGCTGGAGGACGCCGTGCTGCACAGCCAGTTCTTCGGCGACCGCACGCTGCGCGCCGAGACGCTCGCCGGCTCGCTGGTCGGGTCGCTGGCCCGGCGCAGCCCCGAGGACCTGGCCATCCTCAACAAATACCTGCACGGCGTGGTGGAGCCGCGCAGCAAGGCCGACGGCGGGCCGTGGGAGGGCTTCCTGACCGGCGGTCGCGAGGCGATCGCCACGTTGTCATGA
- a CDS encoding VWA domain-containing protein codes for MTDLDPARADATAPALVGPGPADTAEAAARAAENRRQVLYWRLLARLFDPDEQPTLESASVAVLDDLGLPTALLDPAVSVDTVVQRFPALAGELRGLLTPPDAADEAPAVAADGAPAVAGDGAPAVAADGTPTVVGGGGGEAEVRRAALVSKLLLNVFGTGSGEVTAGQLARWQSDAGWLERALGAEPGQLRGRSDGLGPTLTGLEGDLVRRMRLREVLADPALAARLTPSMSLIEQLLRDKSHLSGVALANAKALIRRFVDQVAEVLRTQVEQASVGAIDRSVPPKRVFRNLDLDRTIWKNLTNWSPEDQRLYVDRLYYRQTARRTTPARLIVVVDQSGSMVDSMVNCTILASIFAGLPKVDVHLIAYDTRAVDLTPWVHDPFEVLLRTNLGGGNDGPVAMAMARPKIVEPAQTVLVWISDFYEFDRSQPLFDGIQAVHRSGVRFIPVGSVNSSGQQSVNPWFRQRFKDLGTPVLSGHIRKLVFELKNFLT; via the coding sequence ATGACCGACCTCGACCCGGCCCGCGCCGACGCCACCGCGCCGGCCCTCGTCGGCCCCGGCCCCGCCGACACCGCCGAAGCGGCGGCGCGCGCCGCCGAGAACCGCCGCCAGGTGCTCTACTGGCGGCTGCTGGCCCGCCTCTTCGACCCCGACGAGCAGCCCACCCTGGAGTCGGCCAGCGTCGCCGTCCTCGACGACCTCGGCCTGCCCACCGCGCTGCTCGACCCGGCGGTCTCCGTGGACACCGTCGTGCAACGCTTCCCGGCGCTCGCCGGCGAGCTGCGCGGCCTGCTCACCCCGCCCGACGCCGCCGACGAGGCCCCCGCCGTTGCCGCCGACGGGGCTCCCGCGGTTGCCGGCGATGGGGCCCCCGCTGTTGCCGCCGACGGGACTCCCACCGTTGTCGGTGGCGGGGGTGGGGAGGCGGAGGTGCGGCGGGCCGCGCTGGTGTCCAAGCTGCTGCTCAACGTCTTCGGCACCGGGTCGGGTGAGGTGACCGCCGGTCAGCTGGCCCGCTGGCAGTCCGACGCGGGCTGGCTGGAGCGGGCGCTCGGCGCCGAGCCGGGGCAGCTGCGGGGGCGCTCCGACGGCCTGGGACCGACCCTGACCGGCCTGGAGGGTGACCTGGTCCGCCGGATGCGGTTGCGCGAGGTGCTCGCCGATCCGGCGCTGGCCGCCCGGCTCACCCCCAGCATGTCGCTGATCGAGCAGCTGCTGCGGGACAAGTCGCACCTGTCCGGGGTGGCGCTGGCCAACGCCAAGGCGCTGATCCGCCGGTTCGTCGACCAGGTCGCGGAGGTGCTGCGGACCCAGGTGGAGCAGGCCAGCGTCGGCGCGATCGACCGGTCGGTGCCGCCGAAGCGGGTGTTCCGCAACCTCGACCTGGACCGCACCATCTGGAAGAACCTCACCAACTGGAGCCCCGAGGACCAGCGGCTCTACGTCGACCGGCTCTACTACCGGCAGACCGCCCGGCGTACCACCCCGGCCCGCCTGATCGTGGTGGTCGACCAGTCCGGGTCGATGGTGGACTCGATGGTCAACTGCACCATCCTGGCGTCGATCTTCGCCGGACTGCCCAAGGTGGACGTCCACCTCATCGCGTACGACACCCGGGCGGTCGACCTCACCCCGTGGGTGCACGACCCGTTCGAGGTGCTGCTCCGCACCAACCTGGGCGGCGGCAACGACGGGCCGGTGGCGATGGCGATGGCCCGTCCGAAGATCGTCGAGCCCGCGCAGACCGTCCTGGTCTGGATCTCGGACTTCTACGAGTTCGACCGCTCGCAGCCGCTGTTCGACGGGATCCAGGCGGTGCACCGCTCCGGGGTGCGCTTCATCCCCGTCGGCTCGGTGAACAGCTCGGGGCAGCAGAGCGTCAACCCCTGGTTCCGGCAGCGGTTCAAGGACCTGGGCACCCCGGTGCTCTCGGGTCACATCCGCAAGCTCGTCTTCGAACTCAAGAACTTCCTCACCTAG
- a CDS encoding flavin monoamine oxidase family protein — protein sequence MSRGNRVVVVGAGFSGLAAALALARAGARVRVLEARDRVGGRVLTGWLDDGTQLDLGAQWIGPTQERMYALVSAYGIDTFPSAAHGAGYVLRRGGRSTEPPAGAEELFAALDSLSAAVDPAEPWRAAEAPRWDRTCLTDWLEGTAADPESARYAGRLLAGGLLAASPDEISVLQMVFYLRGGGGSRLLLGMAGGAQQDRLVGGPAALAQRMAAALPEGSVTCGAPVHAIEQDRAGVLVHTERERVAADAVVVALPPALAGRIRYAPALPALRDGLTQRVPMGSAFKVHAVYPEPFWRADGLSGVGTAVVGPVTETVDNGMPDSGRGVLTAFCYGDEARELREMSAGARRDALLDALTAAVGRRAGRPDELIEYDWSADPYTRGCFCGALTPGSWTRYGPFLRRPVGRIHWAGTETATRWAGYLEGAVRAGERAAAEVTGADRPAD from the coding sequence GTGTCCCGAGGCAACCGGGTGGTGGTGGTCGGCGCTGGGTTCTCCGGGCTCGCCGCCGCGCTGGCGCTGGCCCGGGCCGGGGCGCGGGTGCGGGTGCTGGAGGCCCGGGACCGGGTGGGCGGCCGGGTGCTGACCGGGTGGCTGGACGACGGCACCCAGCTCGATCTGGGTGCGCAGTGGATCGGCCCGACCCAGGAGCGGATGTACGCGCTGGTGTCCGCGTACGGGATCGACACCTTCCCGTCGGCCGCGCACGGCGCCGGGTACGTGCTGCGCCGGGGCGGTCGGTCGACGGAGCCACCGGCGGGCGCGGAGGAGTTGTTCGCCGCCCTGGACTCGCTGAGCGCGGCGGTGGACCCGGCCGAGCCCTGGCGGGCCGCCGAGGCACCGCGCTGGGACCGGACGTGCCTGACCGACTGGCTGGAGGGGACGGCCGCGGACCCGGAGTCGGCCCGGTACGCCGGCCGGCTGCTCGCCGGCGGCCTGCTGGCGGCGAGCCCGGACGAGATCTCGGTGCTCCAGATGGTGTTCTACCTGCGCGGCGGGGGTGGCTCGCGGCTGCTGCTGGGGATGGCCGGCGGTGCGCAGCAGGACCGGCTGGTGGGCGGCCCGGCGGCGCTGGCGCAGCGGATGGCGGCGGCGCTGCCCGAGGGGTCGGTGACCTGCGGGGCGCCGGTGCACGCGATCGAGCAGGACCGGGCCGGCGTGCTGGTGCACACCGAACGGGAACGCGTCGCCGCCGACGCGGTCGTGGTGGCGCTGCCCCCGGCACTGGCCGGTCGGATCCGGTACGCCCCGGCGCTGCCGGCGCTGCGCGACGGGCTGACCCAGCGGGTCCCGATGGGTTCGGCGTTCAAGGTGCACGCGGTCTATCCGGAGCCGTTCTGGCGCGCGGACGGGCTCTCCGGGGTGGGCACCGCCGTGGTCGGCCCGGTGACCGAGACGGTCGACAACGGCATGCCGGACTCGGGCCGCGGGGTGCTGACCGCGTTCTGCTACGGCGACGAGGCGCGCGAGCTGCGCGAGATGTCCGCCGGGGCGCGTCGGGACGCTCTGCTGGACGCGCTGACCGCGGCCGTCGGCCGGCGGGCCGGCCGCCCCGACGAGCTGATCGAGTACGACTGGTCGGCCGACCCGTACACCCGGGGGTGTTTCTGCGGGGCGCTGACGCCCGGGTCGTGGACCCGGTACGGGCCGTTCCTGCGGCGGCCGGTGGGACGGAT